Genomic DNA from Bombus affinis isolate iyBomAffi1 chromosome 8, iyBomAffi1.2, whole genome shotgun sequence:
GATTGAACCAAATATTGCATCGTtgcgaattaaaaatatatttttcgcgATTATAATTGTGAAGAACATGAAATTCGATATGTTGCATAATTACTTAAGAATAATCAATACGGTCGTGTTCTGCTATGCCATTGCAGAATATAGGGGGGTCTATTGTTTCAGTGAACCAATCCAAATATTGTTTTtcccttccttcttcttctttcttatgACATTATCGCTTTAAATTCCATGCACAAACCCATAAAGTTAAAAAATACATTCTACAAATATTGGACaagtaaaaaattgataaacgcTATAATATACACGCTaaacataatttaaataaagaatTCGAGAACAAAATTCTACAACAGATAGACCCTCCATATTTCTGtacaaaaattgtattttaccTCTATCTAGTTTCTATTCATTCGTCCTACCGGCGTATTACGAAAAACGGATTGCATACACGTTAAAAAAATTGAATCGTCAAGATGGAAGATCAGTGCCAGTCCCACACGAACGGCGGACAGTTATAATTTATGGcacaataaataaatagttctttcgttattacgttattatgCTAATTATCCTTCATGTACAATACAAGAACCGCATGTTTCGTTTCGCTTGAAATTGGACTGACACGTTCCATTAGGAAATGAGAAACAtactaaaaaagaaagaaaaataaaaaaaaggaaagaaagagaacgaTTACCATCCGAAAAAATAAGATCCATATACTGTTTAGAAAATTACCCAACTTATAAACGGGTTAAACATTAGTCcgtttgattaaaattttcaacaatatactaagacatttataaataaatcaTTAACACTCTCTTTCCAGGGACTCTTTTCTCAATTACGAGGAACGCAGACTATGGACACTGAATTAGAATTATTTAGGCCTAGGACACattcaaataaattaattaaagtaaaaataactttaaatataaacaaaatttttgttGTTTTAGTGAAATTATTGTTGTTCTATATTCCAAATCATCTTCTGCTTTCCTCTTACAATGATCGAAACTATTATAAGATTTTAAACTGTTCGATACATCGTAAAGAATAAGTATGTATTGCGCGCAGGAAAGAAAAATAGCAATTCAATCAAAGATTTCACCAGTTCGTGGCCGTTTTCAATATCCAGACATTTCCTATCAGTTACCAAAATTATTACTGTTCACTCAAGAAACGAACTTTTGGTACTGTTTGGTACGGTCTCATTCTCTCTCCCTTCTCAAATCCTTGCAAGTTTCTAATCTTACACCGATACACACTTCACAAAACTCGCTTCaagatattcaaatcaacgaggcattatataaattatattcgaTGGTACCTATACTGTAAAGGAAAAACATCCTCGCACAACATCAATTACATTCAGATCGATCTTAAGGCTGATTTGGTATTTTCTTTCACTAATCAGAATCAACTTATATATTTACAAATccacattattattattttttacctTTTTCGTTTGTCCGTGAGCTGGTATTTTTCAACACTTTTCAACAAACGAATTACATTATCTACGTACGCTGCTGCAACCGTTAACGGCTGCGAAAATCTCATGGTCAACGAGGAATCATTAATTCACCTTTGACGATGATATACATTAAACACAAAAATGTTTTAAGACAGTTACAACGAATCGTACGCAACAATGTTGAAGTTTAAAATCATTTGGAAAAAATATCGAAGAGACTTctacaaatgaaattttcatgCAAAACAATCATTTTATTcccattaatattattttagttttgttaaatagaaattaatcaaatacAAAAATCACATTGAGGAATTCGAATCTTTTTCTAGACTCTgtcaaaaatatattcaaattaatGATCCTCTATTTACGTTTAGTAATTTATAAAAGTTAATGGTactacgataataataataattataataataataataattaagagCAGTTTTAATTTACGCGTAAGAGAAAtatgtgcgaattactttatgtAATATAAAGACGAAATCGTTCGACACTTATGAAAGCCCTGCCTCTCTTTtagcaaaaaagaagaaacaattttataagaaaaattaattaatacctTTTATCAATCAGTCACAACTTTCATTTACAACACAATAGCTTACATGATTACAAGGCGATTACACGTCAGAAGTTAGTCCGCAAAGATATTAGATACTGACAACAAACCATTCCTATTAATTAGATATTGATAAACTTATGACACAGTGATTGATGCCAACGTTAACttaaaaacaaaacaaaacaagaaataaaacaaaagaaaaatataaaaagaaaagatacaACAAATTACAAAAAACGAAACATACGTGGTAACATTGCGCCGTTCAATATGGTGTGCGATCGTAAAAAACGCTAGAAATGATTGCACACCCGTATCTGTGAGTCAGCATCAATCATTTGTCTTTATAAAATTGACTAAAAACGCAACGTTTGCATTAATTTAATATGGGCCTGTATTAAAATAGTAACTATGAACAACAGAGGGCATAGTAGCATTAAATGTGACACATGTGTAAAACTATATGACGAGAGGCATGTCTTTCTTGTTCGGCAAATTCACCTTTTTACCTTGCCAAAGGCTGTTGTGTATCGTAAAGGCATCTATGGTCACAGTCAGATGCTTTGTGTGTACTTGAGAAAAGCATTTTGCTCCTGaattgtatctaaaaacaaagaattatattataaatttattatatacattattGTACTCACAAGAGTTacatagtatatgtatatattcaaTCCACGTGATTATGCAAATGGTACATACGAGAAAAAggttttcacatttttcaatgTCCTTGCTTAATAACATGGTATTGCAATGTAGAATGAGATCAAGAAGTAGAATGAGATAGAAGTACATCTACaataaaaatctaaaaataaaaatctatgaTGACAAACTTACTTGAAAAATTTGTCGAACATTTTATCCATGACTTGTTTCGGTCCAGTACCATATAACTTTGAAACTTCTTCTCTATCTGGGCAGTATGAGTAGAGAGCCCGGAATTGGCAGCCAGCATCTCGAAATAAGATAAGAAAATGCTTGCTTTCTGATCTTGCAATTTCGTCCAAAACTCTTCTCTTAGCTTCCTTATTTACCGTTCCCGGAAACACACAATACTCCACAGCGTTTAGCATAATGCCACGATTTGACTTGGTGGTTGGTTGTTTATACAATCTCGGACCTATTGACAAAAAGAAACCAATCTCATAAAGTTTACGCAATATAAACTTCATCAGTGAATAATTGCTTGCTTAACAACttaatttaacaaaattttcCACGTGGAGAATTTAAGTGTATTCCACATCTCCTAAAAAAAGAACATTTCTTCATAAAGATGGCaacaaatttcaatttataaattatgaatTCTTACATTTGTACCTGAGtagtaaataaatgaaatttgtaaCTAACTTTCTTAAAATCCTTACCATTATAGTCCATCATCGAACTTGGTGTACTACTGATATCGCTGCTACCATCATCGAACACGCGTCTCTTGGTCATCAAACCGGGAGGTAAAGAACCAGGTCCTGATGGCGACGGAAGATGCCTCATGCTACCCATGCCCGGACTCGGTGCTCTCCTAGGAGGTGTAGCTCTGCCCAGTCCGCTGTCCGTATCTGTGTATCGACACATCATACCGTCTTGATCACTACTCGAACCTGCGAACGCAAGCTCGGTATATgaagatagaaataaaaaaaaaaagactcgaACGTATGTGTCCGTCCACGAGATAAAGGACAAGAGATACGGCCTTTCAACAGTCAGTCCAATGTATAATACGTTTATACCCATCCAAGCAAGAGGAATTTGAACGGaatcaattttattaattactaaaCAGTTAGTCCCTGATACGGATTGTGAGATATTAGTCACTTGTTAGACTTACGAAGGACCTTCAAGAGTATCCATCTTCATAGCTTGCGTCCAATATAAaaactttgaaaaatatatatcatacaaatattaaaaatttgttttctttttaattctatGTATCGTCTAAGTTGTTCAAACAGTAAAACTTTTCATGATTCTAAGATAATCTAAGCAACTATTTATTCGAGGAATTTCGAAAACCATAACGATTCCGACAATTTGACTCAGATACTATTTAATCTAACACTTTGTAAAACGCGACGAAAAAACAGTGGACAAATTCATTTGTGGTAAAACATATGATTGCTAGTAGTAATTTTGCGATTTTAGCGGACAAACGAAGCATAACAAATTCATCTATAGACAGTATAATCCGTTAAATGCAGTAGTAAATGTATTAACTCATGCAGCACTTATGAGCTCTATTGAGAAATATAATGCTCTTCGCTAAGATGAATTTACTATGCTATATTACCATAATACCTGGAAATAAAAATAGAGAGGAATGACAGAACAAATACATATTCAACATAAGTGATGGATAAGATGATACAGGACCTAAATGTGAGTCAGAGTGAAAGGTTATTATATGGAAACTGGAACCACCAACAATAATCTGAAAAACACTGAAAACATTGGTACCCATAACCAGTGCTGTACAACAATAAGCCCAACAAGCATCAACTTAAATTTATCTGCAGCAAATGAGTTATCCTGTGAATGAGAATCAAAATTTTATCTGCTCATAGAGGAACATTTTGAGAAGTAAAGAAGTAaagacaatttaaaaaaaaaaaggctgGGAAGCGCTTATGTATCATTTATCTCTCAAGCAATAGAATATAAACATAGCAGATAGAATTTCGAACACATCTAAACAATGTGCTGTTGGTGTATGCGTGTAAGTATATCACTGCCACCTGTGCTCCGATCTGCCACCATGCGACTACGTGTATGCTATGTAGCCTACAAAAAATTGGAACGGTGTACGGGACACGTAAAATATACTTTTGCACGATAGAAGGGGGATTAAACGTATTCCAAGTCACTGGTGCTTCTTACCACACAAATTCATCAAGGAATTAGACTTTCTCCCCTTAAAGTTTTGGTAACTCGGGTATTTAGGCCTGCCTCTAACCTGTTGCTGAGGCTCCTGCACATCTGCAATAATGCAATGTTTACCTTGTTACATTCCAAACGCTATGTACGATCAAAGATTAATAGTAGGGGATGCTTCAATCGTACGTCATTGCATCAGGGGCAGAGTCTAACTACGAGCCATGTCCACTAGGAACATCAAAAACTCAAGGTAGCCAGTGCAGGTTGGTGCAGAACAATGTTGCGTTCCAACTGAAAGATGTCTACTATAAGGCGCTACTTAAAAATAAAGTCATACCCTTAAGTAACCTTACTTAGGTAATTTGAAGAATAATCAAATGCTAATGAAATATTCAACATTGTAAGATTCATACGTAGCTGCCCATACCAGTGATACATCCTGCAACGAGTCTACTTTCATCAAGCCAAACGTTTAAAGGAACATGATTTAAGGCATTCTTTCTATAAACAATATTCAACCCACCTCTAGATGTTTTGTAGGAACCACGTCGACCAAGTTGATTCATACTTCGACAAGGGGAGGAACCTCTACCGTCGTCGGGTGAATCTACGGAAGATACTAAAATAGGGTACCTCTATTACAATCAGTTAGTTCCTCTCCAGGACGATACTAAATACTATATATGTTCTTAAGAATATGTTCTGCTACGACATTACATTAATAAacagatattttaaataaatttgaagcATGCAAAATTGTACGAAAAGAAAAGTgccataatatatatatatatatatcattcacacgttaaaaattaataattttgaaaaaaaaatattgaacaCAATATATCGTCAAGTATTTTCCATTCTTGCTTATATATATTTGATACAATAATATTGCATTTTTTTCTGTTATATATGAAGTGATTGTATATATGTTATAACTAATTAATTTGGGAATATTTCCATAAATTTTGCCGTCAAATATTAGAAGCAGCAAGTATAAACAAAACACTCCAATCAGCATGTTAATAATCATAGGATGACATTTAATATTCCAATAATTTGTTACTTGTTTAGCTCTTCTTATGCAAAgctaacaaatatatatatatgtgatgTTTTAGATATATACGCGAGTCAGAGAGTGTGTGTTGTGCATACCCCTGAGACTGCCGCCCCGATAAAGAGGGCCGGAACGTCGTTCATCGAAATGGGCAGCAGTGAGACTGTCCTGCGAGCCTCGGTAGTAATCTCGCCTCATCGTCGGAGAAGTCAGCGACGCTACAGTAAGTGTGTTAGTGCAAAACAATCAGCTCGAAATTTCTTTACTATTCTAGTTTATTCAAATGAGTATCTAGGTAATGTATGAGATCAGTTCGCTGTGCAATGTTTTCATCTGGAACGATCGACGGCTAAACTAGTATAGCCGAAAAAATTTAGAGCTTATGGAATTGTGACTGGGTGAGCTcccataaaacaaaagaaaacaaCAAGAAAATCAGTATGAAAAACACGACGttactaaaggaaaaaaaaattagATCTTTCGGACTTGAATTTTCGCCATGCAAAAAATAAATGCAATTACATTACAACACTAAGAAACTGTTACTATTAGATTATAATAAAGGAATATACTTGTTACGATAGCAGTGGTAACTGTTATCTTGGAGGTGACTTAATACATGTACAGTAATATATGTTAAAATATGTTGGtcattacattatataaataacaatCATTTTAACTATATGTATCCTATTTAATTTCCTCTCCAAGAAACACTGATCATTGCAGTGAATAATTGTTTCACTACCAAATGTTAGATTCGTTATTATACCTGTACTTAGATTAGAAGAAGAACCCTTCTTTCCACGGCTCGGCGTAAGAGCTCCAGAATCCAACTCCGTACCAGCATCCACATGAATCGTTTTGGGTCGAGGTCGAGTTGTTGCAGTCTTGTTACGCAATTTCGTTGGTTTTATTGTATTAAGAAGTTCTTTATCGATAACCTTGCCCTAAGTAATAGTAACAATTTCTAGCGATTAATTCAATTAAAACACTATTGATGACAGAAAACTTAGAAAAAGCATTCACTTCTCTTTCTGCCTCTTCTATTGCTTTCTTTACTTTATGTTGTTCTAAAATAGCTGCCCTTCGTTGCCTTTCCTCTTCCTTTTTACGAGCTCTTTCTTctgctttcaatttttcttgtTCTCGACGAGCTTGCGCTTCTacctcttttctctctttcatcTCTTCTTGTTGCTGTCTTCTTTGTAATGATAAGAGCATTATACGTTCCTTTTTCCGTTCCATTTCATCAAGAGAATTCTACAACAATATTCCAATAAAGTGTATGTaaggtaaaagaaaaaaaaaagattgtaCAGCGACAAAATTCATGCGAAGTTTATCGCATAACTTACTGGATCAGGATTTGCTAATTGATTTCCAATTATTAAACCAACTCCAGATTGTCGACTCTCTCCACTCATCTCATGTCGTTCTCTttgcttttctctttctccttctctttgTATTTCTCTATCTCTAATTTCTTGCCGTTGGAAGTCTCTCTCGTCTATCTGACGCTGCTTTTCTCGATCAGAATCTCGTTGAATTTCCAGCTGTTTCTGCCTATCCATAACAATCGCAGAAGGAGAGTCAGGACGCATCGTAAAATCTTCACTGTCAACATATGAAGACACGCCTCTTtcctaaagaaaaaaaaaaattacacatttattatatacataacaCGTCCTGTATACGGAttctaaaatttttaaattatcattaCATATTTACCTTTTTAGGGGATGTCCTTTTCACTCTAAGGGTTGGTTTTGGTTTTTTCGGCGCGTCATTATCAAAGCAGATATAAAATCCTTTTTCACCAGCATCCGTTGGATCTAAAGGCGTTACCTCTGGTGTACCTGATGGAGATGGTGTGGCTTCTCTTAATGATGGATGAGGTTGAAATGAATTACGTGATATTGAAGGTCTAGTTGGTGATGGAATTCTATATGTACGGCTGCCGGACGTGATGTTTAAACCTCTTATACCTTGTGTAAGCTCATCATCATTTCCTTTAAAACACATGAATGAGTGAACAAAAAGAGGATGAAAACAAAAACATAAACGTAATGAATTCTTTGAAGATATTACACATGATATGTTTTTAGGTGAATGGGGAAAAAAAAACACTTACCAATAAATGATATATTCTGAGGCTTCATGTCATCAACAGGTGGAGCTGGAACAGGTGCGTGCATTGCAGTAATTTGTCTTTTTTCAGTAGGGCTTTCACACTTAATCGGTATATGGTGTACAGTTGGCCTTTTTGGTTCAGGACTTTCACTCATTAACTGACTTATTCGATGAACCTACATATCAAAATTGAGGATAGAAAATTTGGTAGCGACgacattaatataatatataaactaTCAAACTGTCACAAATAAACGAACCTTATAATGATAACTATACGAATTAGTAAAACTGGATGAATGAAAAAACTGCATTTTTAGTtgtataaatcttttaaaaaGGCAGGTAATTTAAAAAAGGGAGAGGAGCGCTCGAACGTTGAAACTTCAATCCGAGGAGCGTCTGCTATACTAGGTGTGAAGAGAGTATCTATAAATGTGCATTACATCACTAACTGGTTCCATGACAGTTTCttacatatacacatacatgTATGAAGCAATTCATTTACAATCTAATTGACCAAAAAAAGTAGCGAATAATATACAATCTTAACAATAAAACAAAACTTCTCTGTTAGTTTAAATTAgtattatgaaaatatatataattatttatttttattttttacgtgcttaaaatataaattttattaaaaatacattaattAAAACGAAGTTTGATAAATTGGACTTCAAGAATttaagatatattttaatattgtttccataaataaaataaaattttaaataatacttagataaaaatagaaataaaaatttttccttgtgaattattaaagaaaaataaaaatcaaatagAATAACTAAAGATCATTATACTCACAGCATTGCGATGTTGTGGACTAGCAGAAGATGGTGGTGTTTGATTAAAGATAGATGTAGATGATGGATATGTAGGACCAGGATGACTCATTTGATTATTACAAAGACTATGATCTCCACCATTGAGGTACCTCGGTTCTTGAGGAGTATCGTGTAGAACAAATCCTTTCTGTTGAGGTGGATGCGTTCCCCAATTTCGTGTATCTTGATATAAGCGCATGTCTTGTTGATAAGCTACATAAAGTTTTGAAAGATTTAtgttaaaaattatgaaaacatCAATAGATTAAATCCTAGGCTGTTATAATGTACATACGTGTTGGTTGAGTACTATATCGTGGATCCATTGACTGCTGATAGCCCACAGCAGCCATTTCATTTGCTAAGCTTTGAGTTGGAGGTGGTTGACCCCACATTCGTCTTTGCAATTGGGGTTGATCATGTAGATAAAACTGAGATTGCTGAGTATCTTGTAATTTGGATGTTAATGGATTTATAGGCGCCATTCCAAAATTCTAAACAGGGaaggaaaaaagatataaatgttttagatgttattataaaataactaaattacgGAACTGGAAAATAGTACATACTTGCATATGTTGTTGACTAAGACTTTGCAATTGCTGAAACTGTTGCTGTATTTGCTGTTGATGCTGTGTCATTAAATGCTGCTGCTGTATTTGATTTTGCTGATTTGCTAAACGTTGTATATCAGCTTGTATTTCACTAAGACTGTTATTCATTCTGCGAAAAGGTGTACATATTCTTTTTCAACAGATTTGATAAAACGAAATCTTTgtatattataaaatgaaaatgtaTACTAACTGTGATATAGATTGATGATATTGCTCAAGATCCATGTTCTCAATATCTGGAGTGCGTCTTGTTTCAATAAATGGGGCGTTACCGTCATGCTCTAACCATTTATGTTCAACATCCCGAACATCCTCACTAATTTCCTATGATCATTGGTACAAATATTAAATGATTATTTGGAATATGTAAAGAATGTATTCTCtcataatattaatatactGCACACCTACAGGTACATTAgccattttgtattttatccaTTTCTCAATATCTAATAATTGATGACAATCTTGCAACataatatacgtatatcttTTGACATATgcacaaatatttcaattaaaaataaataatatacttgTAGATGTATAAGTAAACAGAAGTTTAATGTGTGTgaacaatataatattattgGTGATCATTTAAATTGAAGACCCGTAATATTGATGACCTAAAGCTTAGAGTCAGTTTATAAGTCATATTTTTCTATAGTAATTTTAAGAGCTGAAATTGCCTTTCAATGCGATTTTCCCTTGAAGTAGTAGATAAGATTACAATAAACACAGATCAATGTCTACAATTAACTACTGTAAAAATGTACACATATAACAATAGATCAGTCCAGTTCAAAGTATTCATACATACATCACATATGTATTCCAATGTAAGATTGGTTTTGTTAATGTTTTTGTGCTAAAGTATGTTTAGAACACAAGTGTAAAACCACCACCACAAACAATAATTTCAAATCAAATTTCAAACACGTCTCTATAGATTCTTATCCAGGGAGTGTTTAGTACTGTACCATGCGTTCCGAGAGCGATATTGTACAAAATTGCATTGAAACGTGGGAACAGAGTAGCAAACTTGATCAAAGACCACAGAATGCATTGAGACTGTTTCGTTTTCCTCTATGACTAAATGTAAGCAACGATAAGCAGAATAATCATacattgttaaaaaaaaagactcaaTTGAGATTATTTTCTGATTAAAAGAAATTATAGAAAGCACATTTTCTATCTTACTTGCAGCGTACTAaggcaattattattattattgctctTTACTTGTTTCTTATattaagaattaaaaataagaGATCAAAGTCCTTTTAATGATATCTTTAAAAGCAAAAGTACAAAAGAAGTTAACGAATGTCTAGAAGCCATACATAAGCCATGTATGTAAATTGCTAGACGAATCAGCAAATATTTCTCTTTCAAATGTTCATCTACAGGAACACTGTTGTATAATATCGTACCTTGAGCGAGAAGGGTCTCTGTGGTTTTTCTTGAGAGGGTTGTTGGGTTACAGGGGTCGTCTCGGAAACACTTGTCGGGGTCTCCCCCGAAGATCCGGAGGTTACAGGAGTGGGGGGACCAATTTCAGCCGGACTGTCCCCCCCAGACGTTGATGAAGAGGGAGATTTAACCTTACCCTGCAACCAGCCCAAGCACCGTGCCTTGTTAAGTACTTGGAGTCCGCATATGCTGAGTCCAATATGTCATCAACCACCACACCATGGTCGGACTTCTCCGCAGCCAAATATATACGTTACATTCAAGCACTAAACGCCAAAGCCAATTCAAAGACTTGCAAATACTTAATTACCAATAGCTTTCTTCGCTATTGCACAACTGAATAATTCTTTTTAAGTAAGTACGATAGAACTTCCATAGTGCACAATGTTCCCAACTAAAGTGAATGAGTAAATAGGTATCCGTTTATCTGATTACTTGAAGAACTTGAAAAGAAACATAGCGTTTTTACTGCCTTTATCTTCTACATTCTCAGATATAAATTATCTTTTACTAGGAATTACAATTCTTATAATTTGATTTCGTTTATATTTAGGATTTTTCAGTTTTTctaaatttaatatcaatagATGAGAAGTAAGTCAATTTGAATATAACTTTCTCGGTTAAAAGTTGCTAATTACTAATGTAAAACATGCATACCGTCACCAAATTAATTTAAACGGTTACTTGTTTATTACTCACATTACTTATTTAgagatatttttacataaacatGTATAAAGCGGAGGAACGAGAACGGCATCCAAGGAATTGATAatctattttattatacaaagtGTGTAGTCTACGTTCAATTTTATAATTCTGTAATAATAGAACTTTATCATATCAGCATGCACTTACCACCAAGTACAGCTGAAagataagaaagaaaaacgtATTACAATAGTTTAGCTGGCAATAAAGATTATCTGCATTAACCATGATAGGCGTCAAAATTATATCACATTTGCAACTACACACAAAGATTCATCGCTCCAGAAGCTAATGATATGACAGAAATATAGATGTTACGGAAAGAAATTAACAAGTATCGAAAAATATGCGGCATTTACCTGAAATAAAACATTATTATCGCAAGCTCACTTACAACGCTACTTCACAGTAATTGAATATAGTAATACAGCCAGTTATAAAATCAAATAAACGTTATAGAagcaaatatataataaatatcgaaTTGCTTGTGGATCTAAAGAAATTTCGttacagaagaaaaagaaactgttCGACGTTCGATACAATATAATTATGCATTGCTCTATACTAAACACCCGTGGCTAAATTTCAAATACCTCATGGCTGTATTCAATGCTCTGTTTCGTTTCGATTTATCTCCTTTCCCCTATTCTTGTACGAGAACAATCGAAGATTAATTCCTCCGGTATACTAAGTATAATTAAAAACGAGAAAACGAAGCACATATACGCTCTCTAAAAATACTTATTCTCATATC
This window encodes:
- the LOC126919322 gene encoding patronin isoform X6, which encodes MWSAITRLFVKGKTEESAPRTKDRTCDGVPDTVVHVFDAMDRNAGDDRRKGPAGEQHHDGAESEHFSDAYDSRQAKQRASVKWLLSKAYNNRVPENLRDPYYIDNENQEHLKPQIVHALSNAELYCLALANIYSDPNYHNQNHCGILQALARKGVYLAEPNNTQLTETILIQNSPLKMSAHMAVIEGLMVLYAKEVVTGDRVVSAIRRFDPQAEVDVPADHEKGLLLWISHASNALIAKIQAEEGAGDKTRLPELPAAKDFQSLCDGVGLAAVVAFYCPGELNWMDIRVSKRPSVADALHNLSLVHAFCNRCLPYSIFHMLPEDVTYMRGCMKQNLVVFLADMYNVLEIHPAKCVRYPGEERAMQFLDACPRNSHGVAHKRSLPQSIAPIPDLRSNLSVSAPGFTVAKAPSSSSVKKSQSLQQTAENYSHDDRRAGSEESFVVHRGKGIPTLSSVADEKSITRVDAAGRPSNWEEQRRSSYAGRRSRRNSVSDDSQLTIENFGGSQDNLHNFGRNPDKEVGAHIGKRSTTEPTLPARSSVQDVYGSGVQHILSDNGYDKEEPPRLRRQTSNSSLDNVALKQILHSSENVNSDGDTSKLASFANLSRQSSEKGINLTYTEQERDDSKSNLSNKKLGQTNGNRNGEKKTTFATLPNTTTWQQQSNQQSQQMEQHSVDENGGNTIMASQLNNIRLKLEEKRRHIENEKRRMEVVMSKQRQKVGKAAFLQAVTKGKVKSPSSSTSGGDSPAEIGPPTPVTSGSSGETPTSVSETTPVTQQPSQEKPQRPFSLKEISEDVRDVEHKWLEHDGNAPFIETRRTPDIENMDLEQYHQSISQMNNSLSEIQADIQRLANQQNQIQQQHLMTQHQQQIQQQFQQLQSLSQQHMQNFGMAPINPLTSKLQDTQQSQFYLHDQPQLQRRMWGQPPPTQSLANEMAAVGYQQSMDPRYSTQPTPYQQDMRLYQDTRNWGTHPPQQKGFVLHDTPQEPRYLNGGDHSLCNNQMSHPGPTYPSSTSIFNQTPPSSASPQHRNAVHRISQLMSESPEPKRPTVHHIPIKCESPTEKRQITAMHAPVPAPPVDDMKPQNISFIGNDDELTQGIRGLNITSGSRTYRIPSPTRPSISRNSFQPHPSLREATPSPSGTPEVTPLDPTDAGEKGFYICFDNDAPKKPKPTLRVKRTSPKKERGVSSYVDSEDFTMRPDSPSAIVMDRQKQLEIQRDSDREKQRQIDERDFQRQEIRDREIQREGEREKQRERHEMSGESRQSGVGLIIGNQLANPDPNSLDEMERKKERIMLLSLQRRQQQEEMKERKEVEAQARREQEKLKAEERARKKEEERQRRAAILEQHKVKKAIEEAEREGKVIDKELLNTIKPTKLRNKTATTRPRPKTIHVDAGTELDSGALTPSRGKKGSSSNLSTASLTSPTMRRDYYRGSQDSLTAAHFDERRSGPLYRGGSLRVSSVDSPDDGRGSSPCRSMNQLGRRGSYKTSRDVQEPQQQVRGRPKYPSYQNFKGRKSNSLMNLCDTDSGLGRATPPRRAPSPGMGSMRHLPSPSGPGSLPPGLMTKRRVFDDGSSDISSTPSSMMDYNGPRLYKQPTTKSNRGIMLNAVEYCVFPGTVNKEAKRRVLDEIARSESKHFLILFRDAGCQFRALYSYCPDREEVSKLYGTGPKQVMDKMFDKFFKYNSGAKCFSQVHTKHLTVTIDAFTIHNSLWQGKKVNLPNKKDMPLVI